The Huiozyma naganishii CBS 8797 chromosome 3, complete genome genome contains a region encoding:
- the EMC1 gene encoding Emc1p (similar to Saccharomyces cerevisiae YCL045C; ancestral locus Anc_1.29) produces the protein MTGVHHFVVLGLLFPAFLKSFFVGAIFADEAYTTDWLVSPIGPYKCVASSDQWDTLLVVSEFNEEQGLVSLLNKTSGSLITRKTLEYQVDDVMLKDASVVLKKAAQDGFVELDRTYLFENEWVPLANETAPFVSSCRPDNTPGVVVDLKTKTVKVIDEDSKLPVLSHELPENFALLNWVETDYKEYVKLLITTADKHSFYYHIQNGKLVETWTRDESLFGVVDHTFIDLQDHSLEEIAAEIASERKMANVWDAYWFRVTTDVERLLNFARVNKFSPGRMISKMLHLDSFRLKSGMSPEEIRNQNLKFGLSKLLVVLTKDGLLAALDVSRNGEIVWRVNTIPGQHSLKVEWFESSRELIVFTDDGSFVLLELLDENSAPVLKTEGNILKDRRSCSISSIQSLEDNGSFFVKYAQPCVHPSEIVNINDEDSIMNTKENFITDFDKNSITGYIVSQGNTLKRTWDITLDPETDVIMAYSGRQHTEVTNPGIILGSRDVLFKYLYPDLASFVVFNKQSQHLTLNVINTITGEVIYSQIHNEEHVSPARPINIVFGEHWVIYSYFSLEPTPEQKIVVVELYESLTPNKRMTTVHENPLTGVEKPEAVSLSYFFPQIIKEMAISNTKFDITTKTIILELENGQITHLPKFLLSARRKNETDMTDDDKKEFMASPYMATIPISDYYVITHFRDILTGSKAQLDCVQTNLESTSVACEIGHDIFCTRITPSGQFDVMSPTFEKGKLLMTVFVCLALCIFLKPYVTRKEVKTVWLIRD, from the coding sequence ATGACTGGGGTTCATCATTTTGTCGTTTTGGGTCTGCTGTTCCCAGCTTTCCTGAAGAGTTTCTTCGTCGGTGCAATTTTCGCTGATGAGGCGTACACGACGGATTGGCTGGTGAGCCCGATTGGCCCTTACAAATGCGTTGCATCCTCTGATCAGTGGGACACGTTGTTGGTGGTCTCAGAATTCAATGAGGAGCAAGGCTTGGTCTCGCTGCTGAATAAAACGTCAGGGTCGCTAATAACTAGAAAGACATTGGAGTATCAGGTGGACGACGTCATGCTGAAGGACGCCTCCGTCGTGCTAAAGAAGGCTGCACAGGACGGATTTGTTGAGCTGGACAGGACGTACCTCTTTGAGAATGAGTGGGTTCCCCTGGCGAACGAGACAGCACCTTTTGTGTCCAGTTGTCGCCCGGATAACACACCCGGGGTCGTCGTGGATTTGAAAACGAAGACGGTGAAGGTCATTGACGAGGACTCGAAACTTCCAGTGCTTTCTCATGAGTTGCCAGAAAACTTTGCGCTGCTGAACTGGGTCGAAACGGATTATAAAGAGTACGTCAAGCTTTTGATCACAACAGCTGACAAGCACTCTTTTTACTACCATATTCAAAACGGAAAGCTTGTTGAAACCTGGACTAGAGACGAGTCGTTGTTCGGTGTAGTCGACCACACGTTTATTGACTTGCAAGACCACTCGTTGGAAGAGATCGCCGCAGAGATCGCCAGCGAACGCAAAATGGCAAACGTTTGGGACGCCTACTGGTTCAGAGTAACCACCGACGTGGAGCGgttgttgaattttgcCCGCGTCAACAAGTTTTCTCCAGGGAGGATGATTTCTAAGATGTTGCATTTGGATAGTTTCAGATTAAAGAGCGGGATGAGCCCTGAGGAGATTAGAAACCAAAACTTGAAATTCGGATTGTCAAAACTGCTGGTTGTTTTGACCAAAGACGGGTTATTGGCAGCCTTGGATGTTTCCCGTAATGGGGAAATTGTCTGGCGGGTAAACACAATTCCGGGACaacattctttgaaagtggagtGGTTTGAAAGTTCGAGAGAACTTATTGTGTTCACGGACGATGGctcttttgttctgttAGAATTGCTAGATGAGAACTCCGCACCAGTCCTGAAAACTGAGGGCAATATTCTCAAAGACAGAAGGTCATGCTCGATTTCGTCTATCCAAAGCCTGGAAGATAATGGCTCTTTCTTTGTCAAGTACGCACAACCATGTGTTCACCCAAGCGAAATCGTTAACatcaacgacgaggacTCCATCATGAACACCAAGGAGAATTTTATCACCGATTTTGACAAGAACTCCATTACAGGGTACATCGTCTCACAAGGTAACACTTTAAAACGTACCTGGGACATTACTTTGGACCCAGAGACAGACGTTATCATGGCGTACAGCGGTAGACAACACACTGAAGTGACAAACCCAGGGATTATTCTAGGAAGCAGAGACGTCCTGTTCAAATACTTATACCCTGATTTGGCCAGTTTCGTCGTTTTCAACAAGCAATCGCAACACCTTACGTTGAACGTCATCAATACCATCACAGGTGAAGTGATCTATTCCCAGATTCATAATGAAGAGCATGTCAGCCCTGCTCGTCCAATCAACATTGTCTTTGGTGAACATTGGGTTATCTACTCTTATTTCAGCTTGGAACCAACACCCGAGCAAAAAATTGTAGTTGTCGAATTGTACGAATCATTGACTCCAAATAAGAGAATGACAACGGTGCATGAGAATCCTTTGACTGGGGTAGAAAAGCCAGAAGCAGTATCCCTGTCGTACTTTTTCCCTCAAATCATCAAGGAAATGGCTATTTCAAATACGAAGTTCGACATCACGACCAAAACGATCATTTTGGAATTGGAAAACGGGCAGATAACGCACTTGCCCAAATTTTTGTTAAGTGCAAGGAGGAAAAATGAAACGGACATGACGGACGACgacaaaaaagaatttaTGGCAAGTCCTTACATGGCTACTATCCCGATCAGTGATTATTACGTTATCACTCATTTCAGAGACATTTTAACTGGTTCAAAGGCGCAATTAGATTGTGTGCAGACTAATTTGGAGTCTACCAGTGTTGCCTGTGAAATCGGGCACGATATCTTCTGCACACGTATCACGCCATCGGGCCAATTCGATGTCATGAGTCCTACTTTTGAAAAGGGCAAATTACTCATGACTGTTTTCGTCTGCCTCGCCCTGTGTATCTTCCTGAAACCTTATGTGACGAGAAAAGAAGTTAAAACAGTTTGGCTAATACGCGACTGA